A section of the Aminiphilus circumscriptus DSM 16581 genome encodes:
- a CDS encoding class I SAM-dependent methyltransferase, giving the protein MAERNFFEALAAEYGRSFSGWDFSYVNERMVSDPLPWNYRLVVTDAVSASGSLLDMGTGGGEFLDSLPALPPVTFATEGYAPNVPIAKARLREKNVQVVEIAADDVLPFDDRSFDLAINRHESFAAEEVARVLRPSGRFITQQVGGMNGLDINASLGAPPPGHVGWCLLEAKENLLYAGFKITTCREYIGKTRFYYIYSLVYFLKCIPWQIADFSIDAYFRRRCLLNKEIQARGYRDFILHRFLLVAEK; this is encoded by the coding sequence ATGGCGGAGCGGAACTTTTTTGAGGCCCTTGCGGCCGAATACGGGAGATCCTTTTCCGGCTGGGATTTTTCCTACGTCAATGAAAGGATGGTCTCGGATCCTCTGCCCTGGAATTATCGACTTGTTGTGACGGATGCCGTCTCCGCTTCCGGGTCGCTGCTCGACATGGGAACCGGAGGCGGTGAGTTTCTCGATTCCCTGCCCGCGCTGCCTCCGGTCACATTTGCGACGGAGGGATACGCGCCGAACGTGCCGATCGCGAAAGCCCGACTGCGTGAGAAAAACGTCCAGGTCGTCGAAATCGCCGCCGACGATGTGCTTCCGTTTGACGATCGCTCCTTCGACCTGGCGATCAACCGCCACGAATCGTTTGCTGCCGAAGAGGTGGCGAGAGTGCTGAGACCATCGGGAAGATTCATCACGCAGCAGGTCGGCGGCATGAATGGTCTCGACATCAACGCATCTCTGGGCGCGCCTCCACCGGGCCATGTCGGCTGGTGTCTGCTCGAGGCGAAAGAAAACCTTTTGTATGCGGGGTTCAAAATTACGACGTGTCGCGAGTACATTGGGAAAACGCGGTTCTATTATATATACAGTCTCGTGTATTTCCTGAAGTGCATTCCCTGGCAGATTGCCGATTTTTCCATCGACGCGTACTTCAGGCGACGGTGTCTCTTGAACAAAGAGATACAGGCGCGGGGATACAGGGATTTCATTCTCCATCGCTTTCTGCTCGTTGCGGAGAAATGA